A region of the bacterium genome:
TCGATCCATCACGTGCTGCATCGATTGGTGGACGGCGTACCGGGCATTGAGGCGCTCGATTCGACTGTTCTGTCTGATCTGAAGGGCAAGGTAGATCAGCGATACGATCACGCCGACGCCGCCGACGAACTCCCCGATTCCGCCGAGATCCTGGAAGCTCAAAGGTTCCTCGCGCCGCAATACGTCGGGCTTCAGCCGCAAGACACAACGCTGGCCGTCAACGTCGTGCTGTGGGGTCCCGATGCCAGAATGCTACCGAATTCAGCATCGCCCAGCTTTCTGTGGGCGACGTCTTGATGTTCGGCGCGGCACGCGGAGAGGGGATCCGGCTCTGCGAGCCCGCCGTTTTCTCCGTGTTGGACACGATGAGGCCCCGGATGAGCGGCCATGTGACCGCCTTGAAAAGCTTGCCCGTTAGTTCGACGTCGATGGGGCCGAAGGTCGGATTCTGGCCCGTCCCGTGGTTGAACGTTGCGGTGTCTTGAAGGTGGAGATGAACGTGCGGGTAGTCCGAGTTTCCTGAGTTCCCACAAAGGCCCAATGGCTGCATTCTTCGAACACGATCGCCCACAACCACACTCACTGAATTCCTCTTCAGATGAGCAAGGAACACGAACAGGCCTTCCTTCGTCTCGATGATGATGTGATTTCCGGCTGGCCGTAAAGGATCCTTGGAACCCAGGGGATTGTCGGGCAGGTCACCAACCACGGTCGCGACGACTCCCTCCGCCGGTGCGAGCACGGCTTCATCCCAACAGAAGAAGTCTTCGACGCGGGTGGGCGTGCGACGCGTCAGCTCGCGGCCGCTGGGGCCACCGACCTTCGCAAAGTCGATCCCATACGCCTGGGCAGGGACGGCCATGTGGTGGTTGACGTTCAGCGTATCCCCACCCTGCATGACGAACCAACGACCCTTGAAGGGCAGGCTCAGATCCTGAGCGACTGCCTCAGCAGTTGAAAAGAGCATCAGAAGAAGAACCAGGCGCTTCATCTCGACTCCTCGCCGCCCAACGAATCCGCTGATCGGCAGTTCAGGCCGCAACCCGCACACTCACCGAGCCCATCTTCCCAAACTCCGCAACAGCCAGGTCGCCAGCTGAGATGGCCGGGGCACGAGCAAGGTAGGCTCCCGAGAGCAAGAGATCTCCATCGTTGAGTGCGTGGCCAAAGGCGGCAAGGAAGTTCGCTGCGAACGCCACGACCTCCCCAAGGTCCGAGGCGACCAGATCCGCGCGCGGGGGGCCGGATTCCTGGCCCGCAACGCTGAGGCGAGGCCACGTGCTTCCAAGTTCATGTGCGGCCGCGATGGGTACTGGATCGCCAATCACCGTGGCTTCGTGAAACATCGAGTGAGACACAACGTCCGTAAGGCCGGCACTTGGCTTCGAATAGTCGACGAGCTCCAGTGCGGGATG
Encoded here:
- a CDS encoding M23 family metallopeptidase, yielding MKRLVLLLMLFSTAEAVAQDLSLPFKGRWFVMQGGDTLNVNHHMAVPAQAYGIDFAKVGGPSGRELTRRTPTRVEDFFCWDEAVLAPAEGVVATVVGDLPDNPLGSKDPLRPAGNHIIIETKEGLFVFLAHLKRNSVSVVVGDRVRRMQPLGLCGNSGNSDYPHVHLHLQDTATFNHGTGQNPTFGPIDVELTGKLFKAVTWPLIRGLIVSNTEKTAGSQSRIPSPRAAPNIKTSPTESWAMLNSVAFWHRDPTARR